One Pseudochaenichthys georgianus chromosome 7, fPseGeo1.2, whole genome shotgun sequence DNA segment encodes these proteins:
- the LOC139434109 gene encoding uncharacterized protein produces MRDQHTTLCKMMVLERKCTDRAVRLRSALENQLNSGVSSADVWDKTLSFFTVKKALIFQNGYSKSSREALRLFPSPAEDVAPLCCQ; encoded by the exons ATGAGGGACCAGCACACAAC CCTGTGTAAGATGATGGTTTTGGAGAGGAAGTGCACGGACCGAGCAGTGAGGCTTCGCTCAGCCCTGGAGAACCAGCTCAACTCTGGGGTCTCCAGCGCTGACGTTTGGGACAAGACGCTCTCTTTCTTTACGGTGAAGAAGGCCTTGATCTTCCAAAACGGCTACAGCAAATCCTCCAGAGAGGCCCTGCGGCTGTTCCCCTCACCTGCCGAGGACGTGGCCCCCCTCTGCTGCCAGTGA
- the LOC117449853 gene encoding transcription factor HES-5-like — translation MAPTVFGQASYTKEHIAPAHKLRKPLVEKLRRDRINTSIEQLKSLLGPEFVQQHPDSKQEKADILEMAVAYLRVWQKQRANKSSGMVPAGDGYSRCVQEAVSFLSHCEVQTQAHQRLLSHFQGLQGSSPRSLSPPGSPLHQVSSKGVSQASSALWRPW, via the exons ATGGCACCCACTGTTTTTGGACAAGCAAGCTACACGAAGGAACACATTGCTCCTGCTCATAAG CTGAGAAAGCCATTGGTAGAGAAGCTGCGCAGAGACCGCATCAACACCAGCATCGAGCAGCTGAAGTCCCTGCTGGGCCCGGAGTTCGTCCAGCAGCATCCCGACTCCAAGCAGGAGAAGGCAGACATCTTGGAGATGGCCGTGGCTTATCTGAGAGTCTGGCAGAAGCAAAGAGCCAACAAGTCCTCTGGCATGGTGCCGGCCGGCGACGGGTACTCCCGCTGCGTGCAGGAGGccgtcagcttcctgtcccactGCGAGGTGCAGACCCAGGCCCACCAGCGGCTGCTCAGCCACTTCCAGGGCCTGCAGGGCTCCAGCCCCCGCAGCCTCTCCCCTCCTGGCTCCCCTCTCCATCAGGTCAGCTCCAAGGGTGTGAGCCAGGCCAGCAGTGCCCTGTGGAGGCCCTGGTAG
- the her12 gene encoding hairy-related 12: MAPCSTNNSSIHHIRISEKDNIKLRKPVVEKMRRDRINTCIEQLKAILEKEFQQHEPNSKLEKADILEMTVSFLRQQLQPGLCQSDYSQGFSNCWRDSVHFLSATSNTEAPVAPLQGLQQLHRASSSSSVCSTLRPTMLQDSSSSSSSKGPVWRPW; the protein is encoded by the exons ATGGCTCCCTGCTCCACCAACAACTCCTCTATTCATCATATCAGGATCTCTGAGAAAGACAACATTAAA TTAAGAAAACCTGTTGTGGAGAAAATGCGCAGAGATCGCATCAACACTTGCATCGAGCAGCTCAAGGCCATCCTGGAGAAGGAGTTCCAGCAGCATGAGCCCAACTCCaagctggagaaagcagacatcCTGGAGATGACTGTGAGTTTTCTGAGGCAGCAGCTTCAGCCGGGCCTCTGTCAGAGCGACTACAGCCAAGGCTTCTCTAACTGCTGGAGGGACTCTGTGCACTTCTTGTCTGCAACTTCCAACACAGAGGCCCCTGTCGCTCCTCTGCAGGGCCTCCAGCAGCTCCACAGAGCCAGCAGCTCCTCCTCAGTCTGCTCCACCCTCAGGCCCACCATGCTGCAGgacagcagtagcagcagcagcagcaagggCCCAGTGTGGAGGCCTTGGTAG
- the LOC117448901 gene encoding transcription factor HES-5-like: MAPCSTNYSSIHQIRISEKDNIKLRKPVVEKMRRDRINVCIEQLKAILEKEFQQHEPNSKLEKADILEMTVSLLRQQLQPGLCQSDYSQGFSVAPLQGFQQQQQQHHRASSSSSVCSTLRPTMLQDSSSSSSSSSSSSSSSSSSSSSSSKGPVWRPWSETQTF; the protein is encoded by the exons ATGGCTCCCTGCTCCACCAACTACTCCTCTATTCATCAGATCAGGATCTCTGAGAAAGACAACATTAAA TTAAGAAAACCTGTTGTGGAGAAAATGCGCAGAGATCGCATCAACGTTTGCATCGAGCAGCTCAAGGCCATCCTGGAGAAGGAGTTCCAGCAGCATGAGCCCAACTCCaagctggagaaagcagacatcCTGGAGATGACTGTGAGCCTCCTGAGACAGCAGCTTCAGCCGGGCCTCTGTCAGAGCGACTACAGCCAAGGCTTCTCCGTCGCTCCTCTGCAGGgcttccagcagcagcagcagcagcaccacaGAGCCAGCAGCTCCTCCTCAGTCTGCTCCACCCTCAGGCCCACCATGCTGcaggacagcagcagcagcagcagcagcagcagcagcagcagcagcagcagcagcagcagcagcagcagcagcagcaagggCCCAGTGTGGAGGCCTTGGTCTGAAACACAGACATTCTGA